One Georgenia wutianyii DNA segment encodes these proteins:
- a CDS encoding PhzF family phenazine biosynthesis protein: MLQRRFLQVDVFGARPYEGNPVAVVVDGEGLSTEQMQRFAAWTNLSETTFLLPPTDPAADYRVRIFTPGSELPFAGHPTLGSAHAWLASGGNTAADVLVQECGIGLVELRRTGDLWAFAAPDLRRYERPDDATLARATAALGLTPDDVVDASWLDNGSPWLALRLGSAQAVLDVRPEHLGDLHLGVVATPGTDGADVEVRAFAGDVIGEDPVTGSLNAGLARWLTDTGVLTTPYVAAQGTALGRAGRVHVTAADGALWVGGTATTAIAGAVAL, translated from the coding sequence ATGCTGCAGCGGCGGTTCCTCCAGGTGGACGTGTTCGGGGCGCGACCGTACGAGGGGAACCCGGTGGCGGTGGTCGTCGACGGCGAGGGCCTGTCCACCGAGCAGATGCAGCGCTTCGCCGCGTGGACGAACCTCTCCGAGACGACGTTCCTCCTCCCGCCGACCGACCCCGCCGCCGACTACCGGGTGCGCATCTTCACCCCGGGCAGCGAGCTCCCCTTCGCCGGGCACCCCACGCTCGGCTCGGCCCACGCGTGGCTCGCCTCCGGCGGGAACACCGCCGCGGACGTGCTCGTCCAGGAGTGCGGCATCGGGCTCGTCGAGCTGCGCCGCACCGGTGACCTGTGGGCCTTCGCCGCCCCCGACCTGCGCCGGTACGAGCGCCCCGACGACGCGACGCTCGCCCGCGCCACCGCCGCGCTCGGCCTCACCCCCGACGACGTCGTCGACGCCTCCTGGCTCGACAACGGCTCACCCTGGCTCGCGCTGCGGCTCGGCTCGGCGCAGGCCGTGCTCGACGTCCGTCCCGAGCACCTCGGCGACCTCCACCTCGGGGTCGTGGCCACGCCCGGCACCGACGGGGCCGACGTCGAGGTCCGCGCCTTCGCCGGTGACGTCATCGGCGAGGACCCGGTCACCGGCAGCCTCAACGCCGGGCTCGCCCGCTGGCTCACCGACACCGGTGTCCTCACCACCCCCTACGTCGCCGCGCAGGGCACCGCGCTGGGCCGGGCCGGGCGTGTCCACGTCACCGCCGCAGACGGCGCGCTGTGGGTCGGCGGCACGGCGACGACGGCGATCGCCGGGGCAGTCGCACTGTGA